The region AACTAGCCAGTCAGCAACAAACCGCCGCCATTAGTGCCAATTTGACCAGGGGGCAAGTCCAAGCAGAGGTAGAAGCTCGCAACATTGCAGTTGATCAATATGTGCCTGTCCTAGCCGCGCCGATGGCCCTCTCCCTAATAACCGCCCAAAGCCAATTTCCTTTGGCCCCTCTGTTGACGGGGCAGTTACCCCTGGGGCAAATACAGGCCAGTAGTCAATTCACCGCCCTGGTGGACGATCGCCAAATCAATGGCAATGCCCAATTGCGGGAAGGTACAGTACAGACCAATGCCACCCTGGGGGCGATCGCCCTTAATCCCTTTTTACCTGGGTTACCGGTGGCAGCTAGGTTGAACACAGGAGAAATCCAGGGCAGTGCCTTTGTGGGGGACATTAATACCTGGGAAGATGTGCGTAATTTTGACCTTAACCGTCTCCAGGGCGAAGGCCAGTTAAACCTCACCGTTGCCAATGGCCCCGTAGCAGTGAAAGGTTCTCTACTCAATGGCAACCTAGGAGCAATCGCCAATGTGGGGGCCATTCCCCTCAACGCCCTCGCTCCCGAAATTCCTGTGCCTGCCCAAGTGCAGAGGGGACGTATCTCCCTAGGGGCTAATCTGGCCGATCTGGTGCAAGCCCAGCCGGATTTGAGTCAGGTAGCGGCGATCGCCAATGTGGATTTGGAGGTGGCGGGGGGGACTGTAACTAGTGTGAGTGCCCTGAAAAATCTCACCTGGCAAAGTCGGCTTACCGCAAAGGAAATCAATCTCAATCCCTTACTGGCCAAATATGGCAGCACCCTGGCCCCAGTGGAGGGGGAAGTTCGACTAACGGGCAACTTAGCTAATTTATTTACCACCGCTAATAATGCGGGCACCATCCCCGTCACAGTGCAACGGGCCGCTTTCCGTAGTGGGCCCCAGAACCTCAATGCTGATGGCAAGATTACCATTGGCCACTTCCGCCAACGTCCGGCCCTGACCAATGTCAATCTCAATGTCCGCAATGGCCTCAGTTTTGCGCCACTGCCCATTGATGCCCTACTGGCCCAACTGCCCCTGGCCCCGGAATTTCGTCCCCAAGCTTTGGCCCTGGAGGGCACTAGTCAATTTACCGGGCAGTTAATGGGACGCAACGTCACTGATTTGGCAGATTTAAAATTAGCGGGCAATCTGGAGCTCAATAACTTAGCTGTTAATGGTTTTGGCTTTGAACCCCAATTGCGGGGCCCCCTGTCCGTCCAGTTAAATCAAAATTTCCTAGTGGATCTCGAGGGGCAAGTTGATCGCCTTGCAGTCAATCTCAAACCCTGCCGGGGCAATTGCTTATTTCCCTACCTTCCCACCAGCTTTAACCTGCGTCAGGCCTATGGTCGGGAGCAACCCATCCTCGCCCAGGGCAAACTCAACGGCGATCGCCTAGCCATGGGAGTAGAAGATTTTCCCCTCGCCATTTTAGACCTGCGGCCAGGGCTACGTTACCAAATTGCTGGGCAACTGGATGGCAACCTCAACGCCGACCTAGTGGTTAACCTCCGCAACGGTAACGGCCAGGGCAATTTGGCTATTGATGCCGTTAGCCTCGGCTCCTCGGCGATCGGTGAAGTGACAGCGGCCCTGGCCTATCAAAATCAAACCCTACAACTCAAACAAGGCCAGGTTCAAACTCCCATCGGTCAATATCAAGCCCAGGGCTCCCTCAACTTCAGAACCGAAGCCATCCAAGCGAAGGTAAACGTCAACGGTGGGGAAATTGCTCCCTTGCTGGCGGTGGCCAACATTTCTAATGTGGGCTCCCTACTGCGGCTAACCGGTTTAGAGTCCATCCCTAAGGAATCTGCCGATATTGTTGGCCCCCTCAGTTTGGGTAACCCTGATGGGCCGTTGGAGAATCAACTCAATCTCCTCTACGTCATTGACCAGCGCATTATCGCCCTCGCCCAGCAGTACGAACGGGGGGGCGTACCTACCCAGTTAAATGTGCAAGGTAGTTTTGATGCGGCCCTTAACCTGAATGGCACCCTACGGGAGCCTACCCTCGGGCTCAAAGTACAGGGCAAAAATTGGAGTTGGTACCCCCAAGGGCCCTTTCCCAACATTGTGCCCCCCATTGGGCTAGTGATGAATGAAACCCGCTTCCTGCCCATTGAACAGTTTCAACTGGAAGCTAAATTTGCCGACGGCCGTCTGGCTCTCCTACCCTCCTTTGTGCAAATTCGGGAATCTCACTTGGGGGCAGAGGGAATTTTCTCCCTAGAAAAAACTCAATTGAAATGGTCGATTAAGGATTTTAATCTAAATAATTTGGACTCCTTTGTGGAAATGTCCTCTGCCTTTGGTGCCCGCCTCAATGCCCAAGGAAGTGTGGCCCTGACCGCCACTGGTCCTGCCCTGTCGGGAAAATTCAACTTTGACCAGATCACCCTCAACGCTAGGCCGGTGCCGGAAGAAGTGGGGGGCCAATTCGATTACCAAAATAATTTATTACAATTGGTCACTTCGGAAGCTTCTCCCCTCTACTTGCGGGCTGATGTGCCCTTTTATTGGAATCCTCAGGAAGCGAAGGCCGCAGAGGGGCCAAGTACATTTAGGGCTGAATTTAAAATCCCCCCCAATTCCTTGGAGTTGTTAGACGTGGTCAGTCAAGAACAATTGGTCTGGCTGGGCGGGGAAGGACAAGCGGACCTAAAGGTAGAAGGGGAAATTGACCAACATAACGGCATTGGCATTGCCGATCTTAGAGCCCTGGGTAAGGTCAGCCTCAATGGAGCACAAATTAGGAGTGCCGCCCTACCAACCCCGGTGCAGGTGGATGGGGAAATTCTGTTTAACAACACAACGATCGCCATTGAACAGTTAACGGGGCAACTGGACCAAAGTCGGATCGAAGTGGCCGGTGTACTGCCCCTATTTGATGCCCAGCCGGGCTTGGAAAATCCCCTCCAGGTCAGCATTAAACCGACCAATATCGCCATTCCCAATCTTTACCAAGGTAATTTAGCGGGGTTAGTGACCGTCGAGGGTTCTGCCTTGGCGCCAAAACTCACCGGAGACGTGGCCTTAGCCAATGGCAGGGTATTTGTGCCGGATCGGAGCTTGGACAGTCAACCGAGCCGCATTGCGGAATTACGCACCAGACTGGGTTGGTTCAAGGGCACAAGGCGATCGCCTTTGGTGGAACCCCAGTTGAACGACCTACGCATCACCCTGGACAATCTTCATATCGAGCAGGAGCCTCTTTATGTGTTTACCTTTGGTGGTGGATTAACGGTCAATGGCCCCTTAACTGACTTTAATGATCTGCGGGCCGATGGCACCATTAGCCTCGACCGGGGTCGGGTCAGCTTTTTTGATACCCGCTTTTTGCTCGATCGCCGGGCCCCCAACACAATTACGTTTTATTCAGATGAAGACCTAATTAACCCCAGCTTGAACATCGCCATGCGCACCATTGTGTCCGATCTGCCCCAATCGGCCCGGATGCGCTCCCAGGAAACCAATGAATATCCCGACGACAGTCTAAATCAAATTGAGCGGATTGATGTGCGCCTCACCATTGAAGGCAGTCTGAGCCAAATTTTACCCAATATTAATCCCCGCTACAGCGCCGTTTGTGACCCCACCGTCACCTTCCGTCCGCTCACAGGGGTGGGGAGTTTTGATGAATTTCAGCTCGATCGCCTTTCCCGTTGCCTACAAATTCTGGCCGCCCAGGGGGTAGATAACGAACAAATTTTTAGCAATCCGGCTCTGAACCTGACCAGCAGTCCTCCCCGTACCGAAGGGGAAATTGTCCGCCTCTTGGGAGAACAGGTGATTGTTTTGGTGGATGCGCTCCAGGGCAAAAACTCCAGCCAACTACTACAGGTGGGCATTACCCAACTAGCGATCCCAATGATTTTCCAAGGATTGGTCTACGACGTGGAAACGGCAATCAGCGACAAAATCAAGAGCACGGACTTCCGGGTGGTGCCTTTCCTCGAAGCTATCTACGAAGTGGAGGACAAGGGCTATATGCGTTTCACCTACGATTACAATTTCAGTCAGTTCATCATTCGCTATGAGAAACAGTTCTAAAACTGGCCCCCTGGAAGCTGAAGCTAGTTTTTTGTTAAGGTGGGGCAAATTTCAGCTTTTGCGGCCTGGAGGCTTCCCCTCAGAATGGGGTGCTCTAGTTCCCAGCTAACGGGGAGTCACCAAGTCCCCATTGCTCGCCCCTACTTCTATAGATTGTGTTAGGAGAATTAGTCCCATGTGTGTTGGTTGCTTTGTTGTTTCTGCTTTTACCTTATTTATGCCCCCCACGGAGGCCCCTGTGCCCAATGGTTTGAACTTTGATGGGGCTCCCCCCACCATGGAACAAAGCCAGGCGATCGCCAGACCCACGGCCGAGCAAGCAGAACTGGAACAATTGCAGGTGGCCATCGGGGAGATGGTGGCTTCTTTTCCAGATAACGCCGAAGGACAAATGTTGAAAAATAAGTTTGGTGAATTAGAGCGGCAACTCCAAGCCACCGATGACTTGGCAGAAGCTAACAATATTTTGGATGAGGGTTTTGAGGAAATTAAGCAAAAGATCCTTGCTTCCCCCCATGCCGATGATTTGATCAGCCTCATGTACGAAATTCGGGAAGCCCAGTTTGAACGACTGCAGGTTTTTGCCCCCACCATCCCCAGCAACAAAAATGGCTGGTTGAGCTAACTCCATTGGTTAGCTAATTTTCACTTTCACTCTTCATTCCCCTGGCGATCGCCAGGGAAAAACTCAAGGATGTTCAATCAAAGGTTGTTGAGCACAGGCAATAGTAAAACGACAAAGTAATAAACTAGGGGAGCGGTAAAAACATAGCTGTCAGTGCGGTCTAAAATACCTCCGTGCCCCGGAATTAATTGACCAGAATCCTTCACCCCTGCATCCCGTTTCATCATTGACTCCGTTAAGTCCCCCAGCAGACTAACTATGCCGATTAATAGGCCCAGTAAAGCGCCGGTAATTTCCCAATAGGGCCATTGCAAATACCAAGCACCCAATACCCCCACCAGTAAACTTCCCCCCACTCCCCAGAGGGAACCTTCCACGGTTTTCTTGGGGCTAATGTCCGACAGGCGGGTACGTCCCAACCATTTACCCATAATGTAGGCGCCAATGTCTGCCGCCCAGATACAGGCGAAGGCGAGGATGGTAACCAGTAAGCCAGCGGGAAATTTTTCTGGATGGGCCCAGGACTCGGGCCAAAAGCCATTCAGGGGCAAGTGTAATCCCATGGGGTTAACGGCTCCGTCCCTCAACCGCAGTCGGACCCAATAGCTTGGTAAATAGCCGCCATAAAACAGGCCCAGTAACGATGTGGAAATATCGGCAATGGTGGCCATTTTGGGTTGAAAAAGCAAATAAAAGCAGATCAAAGCCCCCGTTAAAGGAAAAAACGCATCGGTTAGGTGGGGGGTCACCGTGGCCGACAGTAGTAACATTAATGACAGCACCATGGTGGTCTTAGCGGCTGGCGCAATGCCCTTAGCCCTGACCATTTGGAAATATTCCCGCAACCCCAGATAAATCACTAAGGCGATCGCCGCGCTAAAGTACCAACCCCCCAAAATTAACAGGGAAAACGCCAAGGCAATGCCGATGACTGCACTAATAATTCTCTGGGTGGGCATGGTAAAGGTAAAAAAGACCAAAAATAAGGGAAAGTGTCAACCCTGCACTGAACAAAATTCACTGTTTGTTAACCT is a window of Synechocystis sp. PCC 7338 DNA encoding:
- a CDS encoding translocation/assembly module TamB domain-containing protein; translated protein: MSNNPSPHSAGAIAKLRRWLTRPSTLITLGGLAVAGTGLYLGGQHLAYREASPFLESELSRLLGRPVDIGPVEDFRLLGVRLGNSSLPRTADDATAIAIEAIEVDVNPLPFLVGRPVEVSATIVNPQVTLEQQPTGQWTTITLPEGEKPFSLPLDLTVGVTLENAQLQLLPQGFQQAVEITAAGQGGYQYRRQGDQQTISYDLGVQLAGSDLQAQGQTVLNTRESQADVTINRLDLPALASLLPPLPVTVEKGQVSGQVQGTLPSWQQWSALQTVGDVKLAQLQARIDKVKAPLQVGLDLGLTGQKLQINQGTINLGPLNAVLQGTIDWRSGYEVQFSTKAIDTAAFLDTIAVPLPLPITGQVQAQGQLQGALTNPRLQGQLTNVATVSLDRVPLNRLAVNFRADLDQVALANVSLRPVSGGEIQARVQSPWKLRQLLTSEADKWQWQAIPVTGQVSGAIATMALLNTYELNLQQVEIGNLGFSGQAGGTLGNPRLNVQWQTTDGDRQGRLNLGTRGEANLVGPKLTLTQAEVSTNQGSFNVQGQANFAQDRWQARWNTAQFPLQPLLQTLCGLEKSNFCSPQLIAQPLTLTRGQGNVSGEIFAFDPNVWQGNADIQLASQQQTAAISANLTRGQVQAEVEARNIAVDQYVPVLAAPMALSLITAQSQFPLAPLLTGQLPLGQIQASSQFTALVDDRQINGNAQLREGTVQTNATLGAIALNPFLPGLPVAARLNTGEIQGSAFVGDINTWEDVRNFDLNRLQGEGQLNLTVANGPVAVKGSLLNGNLGAIANVGAIPLNALAPEIPVPAQVQRGRISLGANLADLVQAQPDLSQVAAIANVDLEVAGGTVTSVSALKNLTWQSRLTAKEINLNPLLAKYGSTLAPVEGEVRLTGNLANLFTTANNAGTIPVTVQRAAFRSGPQNLNADGKITIGHFRQRPALTNVNLNVRNGLSFAPLPIDALLAQLPLAPEFRPQALALEGTSQFTGQLMGRNVTDLADLKLAGNLELNNLAVNGFGFEPQLRGPLSVQLNQNFLVDLEGQVDRLAVNLKPCRGNCLFPYLPTSFNLRQAYGREQPILAQGKLNGDRLAMGVEDFPLAILDLRPGLRYQIAGQLDGNLNADLVVNLRNGNGQGNLAIDAVSLGSSAIGEVTAALAYQNQTLQLKQGQVQTPIGQYQAQGSLNFRTEAIQAKVNVNGGEIAPLLAVANISNVGSLLRLTGLESIPKESADIVGPLSLGNPDGPLENQLNLLYVIDQRIIALAQQYERGGVPTQLNVQGSFDAALNLNGTLREPTLGLKVQGKNWSWYPQGPFPNIVPPIGLVMNETRFLPIEQFQLEAKFADGRLALLPSFVQIRESHLGAEGIFSLEKTQLKWSIKDFNLNNLDSFVEMSSAFGARLNAQGSVALTATGPALSGKFNFDQITLNARPVPEEVGGQFDYQNNLLQLVTSEASPLYLRADVPFYWNPQEAKAAEGPSTFRAEFKIPPNSLELLDVVSQEQLVWLGGEGQADLKVEGEIDQHNGIGIADLRALGKVSLNGAQIRSAALPTPVQVDGEILFNNTTIAIEQLTGQLDQSRIEVAGVLPLFDAQPGLENPLQVSIKPTNIAIPNLYQGNLAGLVTVEGSALAPKLTGDVALANGRVFVPDRSLDSQPSRIAELRTRLGWFKGTRRSPLVEPQLNDLRITLDNLHIEQEPLYVFTFGGGLTVNGPLTDFNDLRADGTISLDRGRVSFFDTRFLLDRRAPNTITFYSDEDLINPSLNIAMRTIVSDLPQSARMRSQETNEYPDDSLNQIERIDVRLTIEGSLSQILPNINPRYSAVCDPTVTFRPLTGVGSFDEFQLDRLSRCLQILAAQGVDNEQIFSNPALNLTSSPPRTEGEIVRLLGEQVIVLVDALQGKNSSQLLQVGITQLAIPMIFQGLVYDVETAISDKIKSTDFRVVPFLEAIYEVEDKGYMRFTYDYNFSQFIIRYEKQF
- a CDS encoding phosphatidate cytidylyltransferase, giving the protein MPTQRIISAVIGIALAFSLLILGGWYFSAAIALVIYLGLREYFQMVRAKGIAPAAKTTMVLSLMLLLSATVTPHLTDAFFPLTGALICFYLLFQPKMATIADISTSLLGLFYGGYLPSYWVRLRLRDGAVNPMGLHLPLNGFWPESWAHPEKFPAGLLVTILAFACIWAADIGAYIMGKWLGRTRLSDISPKKTVEGSLWGVGGSLLVGVLGAWYLQWPYWEITGALLGLLIGIVSLLGDLTESMMKRDAGVKDSGQLIPGHGGILDRTDSYVFTAPLVYYFVVLLLPVLNNL